The following DNA comes from Oceanococcus atlanticus.
CCGGCGCCAACACACTGGCGGTAAACCCCGCCGTCATTGCCGGCGAACAGGCACACACCGCCATCTTCCGTCGGCACGTAGATGCCATCATGCTGGTCCGGATGGGTGGTGGTTTCGGTGGTCGGCGGATAGGTGGTGGGGCAAATCGGCAGGCCCAGGCTGACCGCCTGGCAGGAATCCCCGGCGTAGTAGGTGCCAATCACGTTGTAATCGTTGGTGCCGATTTGGGCCACGCCGTTCTGGCCGATCAGATCGGTGGTGCGCGACTGCCACACCTCTTCCAGACCAAAGCTCAGCCGGGTCGGTACGCCCTGTGCATCCTGACGTGTGGGGTCGGGCTGAATCCAAAGGTTGTACCAGGCCTGAACACCCGGCGCATTGATGGCCGCCAAGGCCACAAACGACGAACCCGACAGCGGGTTGGCCGCGATTTCAGTGTCATCCGCCAAGCGCAGCCAGGTGTCGCCGAAGTCGGGCGAAACGTACAAGCCATTGAGCGAGGTCGGGTACAGCGGCAGCCCCGGTTTGGGGTCCAGACCATCGGGAATATCCAGCACCGGCACACCGCCATTGAACAGCACGGCGTCCTCAACAATGGCATAGACATAGTTGTGATCCTGCCCCGGACCGTAGGCAATACCCAGCTCGGTGCGACCAATACGCTCTTCGGTGGCAAAACCGAAATTGCTCAGACCGTCACCAGACACATCCAGGCGCGCGAAGGTATCCACCTCACCGCTGGCGGAGCGGTACAAACCATTGCCGGGTGAATGCACCGTGCCATCGGGAAAGGTTGCACGGCCGGCGCGATAACCCACCGCCGCAAGCACCTCGCCACCCGCTTCGTCAGTGCTGCCGCCCGGTTCCTTGACCACCACATCGGTCACGAAGTTGGCGAACTGGCAGGGTCCGAAATCGGTCACACCCGCACACTCGGGCGAGGTCGGCAGATTCACATTGACGAAGCTGCTGCCCGCATCGGTGGAGCGGAACAGACCTTTGGAGGTGGCCACGTAAACGATCTCGGGCTGGGCGCGATCAACCGCCACCTCGAAGCCCAGCGCGCCATCCGGCACACCCTCGGCCTGATGCCAGGTCTGACCCAGGTCATCGCTCCAGAATGCGCCCAGTCCGGAATAGGTGTTGCCCCCCATCAGGTGTTCGCCGGACACCACAATCAGACGTCCGCCGCCAGCGGTGGTCCATTCGACCGCACCATTGACCAGCGTGGGCAGATTGTCACCAACCGGCACCCACATGTCGCCCAGTTCACGCACGCTGTCGGCTTCGCTCATCCACACGCCGCCAGTGCCGATCAGGGCGAACAGACGCTTGTTCTGCTCATCGTAGGCAAAGCTGTCGACACGCCCCATCGAAGTGACGATGCCCAGCCCCAGGCCACCGCGATCGGGGTCATCCAGCAATGGTCCCTGGCCGTACTCGGCCCAGGTGCCGGTACTGCCAGCCACATCGGCTTTGGTTTCGGCCAGCTTGGCCTTTTGCGCCAGCGCTGCGCGATACGCGCCCTGCGGCACCGCACCAACCCCCTGGGTCAGCACACCGCTGACCGCAAGCACTTCGGCCATCGGCTCGGGATGTTTGGAATTCAGACAGATCTGCTCACCGTACTGCGCGTTCAACGCGGCGATCTGGCTTTTGCTCAGACCTGGCTGAAACTCGCGTGCGTAGTCCGCTGTGATGGTCAGGTTGTAACCCGTCGGACAACTTGCCTGCGGATCTTCGGATTGAAAATAAAACAGCGCAGACGCCAAAACAGCCACGGCGCCTGCCGCGAAAACGGAGTTTCTCATGGTAATCGAGCCTTTACGGTTCAAGCCACGACAGCCTGCTGCGGCCACGCGCGACGTCAAACCTTGTTCTTGGAATCCCAAACACAAACCGATAACACGCACGAACGCATCATTCGGTGCCGTCGTTTTGTGATCGCTCCTTGATCACCCGCACTTGGGCCAACAACCGCAACCATCCGCCAGCGATGACGCGATCCGCCGCAAGCGGCGTTAAAGCACGGTTTGTTGAGGATGCAAGAGGCAGGCCAAAGCCCTGAACTTCGCCACGCTAGAGCTGATAGCTCAGTTGCACGCGCAGGGTGCGCCCGAGCAAACGGTAGGTTGAGACATCGGTGTTGGCCACGTCGCCATTGGCCAGAAATGGCGGATCACGATCAAGCAGGTTATCCACCCCCACACTCAGGCTTGCGTGCTCATCAAAGGCCCAGCCGGCATGCAGGTCGTGGTACACGCGGTCAGACACCCGGTTACTGGTGCCGGGGAAAATTTCCCCGCCCTGCTCGCGCAGGCGGCCAATCCACTGCGCGGCATAACCCAACGAAAGATGCTCGGCCTGCCAGGCCAGACTCAAATGCCCCTTCCAGCGGGGGATGGCACCAAAACTGTCCGCATCATAGGCGCCCTCGCCGACAAACGGCGCGGCGTTGGGGAAGGCCTTGAGCTCACGCATCAGCACATGACTGAGCAGCAAGCGTGGCTTGAGCCGCCCACCGGCCAGCGCCATGCTGTAGCTCATGTCCAGATCAATGCCACGCGCCCGTTCGCTGGCGATGTTCTGCAGCTCAGCCCGCACCTGAACGATATTGCCGTGCGCATCGCGCTCAATACGCTGGCAGAAATTGGCCTCACCGGTGGCCAAACACTGGTCGAGCAGCGTATTGGCCCCGAGCGCGGCGATACCGTTATCGATGCGGATGTCGTAGATATCCAGACTGACGAGCAGCCCCGGCCACGCCTGCGGCGACCAGCTCACGCCGGCGCTGATCACATCGGCCTGCTCTGGGGCCAGCGCCGGGTTGCCACCACCCAGCTGCGGGGTTTCATTGCCACTTTGATCAAAACTGCCATCAGCCGGCACGCCTTGCCCCACGCACAGATCGATTTCACGCTGATCCAGCTGGCTGAAGTCGGCACAGGGGTCATCCACGGCAGGATTGGACTGCGCCGTCCCGCCGAAAAGCTCGCCCACGGTCGGCGCGCGAAATGCCTGGCTGTAAGCCAGCCGCAAGACCACATCAGGCTGCGGCATGAATTGCAGGGCGCTGTCGAAAACCCATTCATGATCGAAATTGGAAAAGCGGATCGCACGGGCACCCAGATCAAGATGCAGACGGTTGTCCGACAGCAAGGGCAAACCGGCTTCAACGTACAGCTCATGACTGTCGAAACGGCCGCGTGTCGGCTGGCGCGCCGCGCCGGTGGTGTTGCCCGCCTGAGTCTGCGCATCCGGGGTGTCGTGGGCACGCTCATCGCGATACTCGTAACCTGCGGCCACAGCCACCGGCCCCGCCGGCAGCGCACCAAGCAGACCACCCAGATTGAGGCTGAACACCGCCTGCTCGTTCTCGAAACGATCGCTCAACACGCTCAGCCCAGTGTCTGCCAGCATCGCGGGTGTAATCGAACCAGGCCCGCCGAACAGATTCAGCGGTACACAATCGGTAATCGGTGCCTGCGCGGTTCCACACACGGCCTGGCCTGCCGCATCACGAAATGACGGACCCAACGCCTGCGCCACGCGGTCCGCCAGCAGATCACCATATTGATGCTGGCGCACGCGATTGCGCGCCTGGCTCAGCGCCATATCCCAACGCCATGCACGCCACTGCCCTTCAGCGCCCAGAACCATGCGCCAGGCTGTGTTGTCCTGGGCAAATCCGCGCGCACCGCCCTCGACCAGACGCCGCCGGGCATCGCTGATGGTCTCGCCAAATGGGTTGTAGAGGTTGTCCTGTGAGACGCTCACGCCGGCCAGGCGATTGGTGAAAAACGGCAACGGCGCCAGACGGGTGAAGCTGTCGCGTTGCTGATACAAACCTTCCATGAACAGGCTGGTCTGCGCACTCACAGGATGGCCAAGTTGGGCAAACAACGAGGTGCGCCGGGCCTCCTGCAACAAGTCCTCAAACGGATTGAAATTGAAGCGGTCGTTGTCTTCACCCTGGCTGATCCAGGGCCGGAAATCGTCAGCGGCGTCGCCATCGCGACCGGCGATCAAGGTCAGGCGCTCTCCACTGGAGGGCAAACGAAAATTGCCATACGGCGGTGCCGAGCTGCCGTCGGGGACAATCGCATTGTCCTCCCCGGACACCGTCAGCAGCTGGCGTGAGAAGGCCCGGTCACCCTTGCTGACCGGTTGCTGGTCGAAATACTCGGCGCCCAAGCTCAGTGCCGTGGAACCCAGGCGGGCGCCATACACCGCGCTGAGCGTGGCAGCCTCGCCATCACCACGGTCGCTGCTGCGCCCATCGGCCAGCAGCTGCAAGCCCTCATCAGCCTGATGGGTGATGATGTTGACCACACCGGCCACCGCATCGGCGCCGTACTCGACCGACGCGCCATGGCGCAGAATTTCGATGCGCTCGACCATGGCCAGCGGAAGCATGGCCAGATCAACCACGCCGGCCGTGCCATTGCCGCCGGCCACAAAACGCCGCCCGTTGACCAACACCAGGGTCCGCTTGGCGCCCAGACCGCGCAGCTCAACCGTTTCGATACCGCGCGAAAAACCGCCACCGCTGTCACGCGCGCCCACCGTGGTCCCAAGCGGTGCGCCGGCCATCATCGGCAGCGTCTGCAGATAGCGCCCCACGCTTAAGGCGCCGGACGCGCGCAGGGCGTCACGCCCGATCACGGTGACCGGTGAAGTCAGCGGCAGGTTGTCCAGACGTGAACCGGTTACCGTCATCTTGTGCAGCGACGCCGCATCATCCTGTGCACCGGCCGGGCCCGCCGCAACACCCAACAGCACGGGCAGCAGAATGATTTTTAACACGCGCATCACACTAATCTCTGAGTACTGGCCCCGCCAGCATGGCGTTGCCGCAGCCTGAACCAGGCCAGAACAAGCCCCGGATGGTAGCGCGGCGAGCCGGTCGCGCGCTGTGTTGCAGGTATCATGGGCCGATGCACGGCTTGCTCTCGACATGTCTGAAAATCATGCCTGCGCTGGCTCTGGCCGCGCCGCTGTTTGTGCTGTTGTGTGCCGCATTGTTCCCGCCCGGCAGCGTACCCCACGCCGGACAATGGTGGCCTGACACCCCTAGCCTGGCGTCCCTGCAACGCGCCTGGTCGCTGGCCGGGATGGGACCGGCGCTAGGCTGGTCGCTGCTGATTGCGCTGTCCGGCATGCTGCTCTCGGTGGTGGTGGCCTCGCTCAGCGCATTGGCCATTCATCTCAGCCGCCCGCTACCCCGACGCCTGTTCATCACGGCCCTGGTACTGGCCGCATCCGTGCCCTACACCGCACTGTGGCTGCCGCGCTTTCTGCTATTCAACGCACTGGGTTTGCAGGACACACCGCTTCCATTGCTGGCGCCGGCCCTGCTGGGTGGTGGACCGCTGTTGATCCTGCTCTATCTCTATTCGCTGCGTCACATCCCCATGGCCCAACTGGAGGCGGCACGCCTGGAAGGTCTGGGTCTGATCGGCCTGTGGTGGCAGGTGGTGCTGCCGCAGCTGCGTGGGGCCACCCTGGCTGTGGCGTTTCTCAGTTTTGCCGCGTTCTGGGGCAATGCGCTGGACCCGCTGATCTACCTGCGCAGCGGCGCCGTCACCACCGCGCCACTGGCCCTGCATGGCCTTGAAGTGCTTGGTCAGGGCGAGCTGTCGGTGTGGATGGCCGGTGCGGTCTGGCTGATCCTGCCCATCCTGTTTTTCCTTGTGGCCATGTTGCCATGGCTCAAATCCCAGGAGAGTCGCTAATGCGCCTCATCATGCTGCTCAGTTTGATCCTGCTCGGCTGCACCTCGCCGGATGGCGACACACCCACCCGACAGCAGATCCGCCTGCAACTGGTTGCCGATCCGGTCGAGGTCAGCGCCTATCGTGACCTGATCGCTGCGTTTGAAGCGCAAAACCCGGATATCGAGGTGTCCCTGCGCACCATTGGCCGCCAGCGTGAGCATGTCACCCAGCTGGCCACCGCATTTGCCGGGGGCGGCCCACCGGACCTGTTCCTGATCAATTACCGCCGCTACGGTCAGTTCCTGGGCAAGAACCTGTTGCAGCCCCTGGGGCCAGCCGTGGCGGCACAGGGCGCTTTTGAGCCCGAGGATTTCTACCCCGCGGCACTCGAAGCCTTCCAATATCAGGGCGCCCAGCTGTGCCTGCCGCAGAACATTTCGACCCAGGTGGTGTACTACAACCGCGCGCTGTTTCAACGCTATGGGGTTGAGGAGCCCGCCGATGACTGGAACTGGAAAGCCTTTCACGATGCTGCCCGAGCGCTAACCCGCGACACCGACGGCGATCGCCAACCCGATGTGTTCGGTCTGGATTTCGATCCCGACCTGGTCCACATGGCGCCCTTTGTGTGGCAGGCCGGGGGGCGCATCGTGGACCGGCTGGAGCAGCCCCGCGCCCTGATGTTGCGCGATTACAAAGCCTTGATCGGCCTGATGTACCCCAAACGGCTGCGCACCGAAGTTGGGGTGATGCCACCGCTGGCTCAACGCCGCGCGCTGGGCCCCGAGGCACGCTTCATACAGGGCGGGCTGGGCATGATCATTCAAAGCCGGCGCTACGCCACAGCCCTGCGCAGCGTTGAGGGGCTCGACTGGGACGTTGCCCCTCTGCCGCGCAACAAGCAGGCTGCCACCTTGCTGCACGCCGATGCCTACTGCCTGAGCCGCGCCAGCACCCAGCATGATGCCGCCGCGCGCTTCGTGGCCTATGCCCTGAGCGAAGCCGGTCAGCGTCGCCTGACGGCCAGTGGACGGATCGTGCCGGTGCGCCGCTCGGTCGCCCAAAGTGAGGCTTTTCTTGATCCGGATCTGCCACCCTCTCGCGCCCAGGTGTTCCTCGACAACATCGCGATCGTGCGCCGGTTGCCGGTCACCCCCTACTGGTACGAACTTGAGAATCGCAGCAAGCCGATCATCGAGGAATGGATGTTCGAATCCATGGCCAATGCCGGGGCCGAAGCACAGATGGGCCTGCACGACGGCAACCGTCTGGTCACCCTGATCGACGACGCGGTGGGCGATCTGTTCCCACCGGCCACGCCATGAGCGGCAGCGCGCTGAGCCTGCGCAATGTCACCGTGCGCCTGGGCCACAACACCGTGCTGGAGGATTTCAACCTTGAGGTTGCCGCCGGTGAACGTCTGGTGCTGGCCGGCCCTTCAGGCAGCGGCAAATCAACCCTGCTGCGCGCCATCGCCGGTCTGATCCCGATCAGCGCGGGCGAAATCCGCATCGCGGGGCGTCCGGTACAGCACTTGCCCCCGGGCCAGCGCGCGGTCGGCATGGTGTTTCAGCAGGCGGCCCTGCTGCCTCATCTGAGCGTGCTCGACAACCTGACCTTCGGCTTGCGCGCACGCGGCATGCGCAAAGCTGCTGCCGTGCAGCGGGCGCGCGATGTGGCCGGCTGGCTGGAAATCAGCGCCCTGCTGGAGCGGCGCCCACGCGCGCTTTCAGGCGGTGAACAACAACGTGTGGCACTGGGTCGTGCACTGCTGCGTGAAGGGGGCCTGATCCTGCTGGATGAACCTTTGTCCCAGCTTGATGCACCGCTGCGCGCGCGCCTGCGCGAGGAACTGTTGCGGGTCCACGGCCTGTCGCAGGCAACCATGCTGCACGTGACCCACGACCAGCACGAAGCGATGGCCCTAGGAGACCGTATCGGCATCCTGGAGCACGGCCGCCTGCTGCAGCTTGACCCGCCCCACGCCATCTACGCCCAACCGCACAGCGCGGCGGTCGCGCGTTTCATCGGCAGCCCCGGCATCAACCTGATTCCACTGGCCCGCCAGGGCGATCGCTGGCACTGGGGCGATCATCTCGTACCCGGCCCCGCAACCGAAGGCCGCGCCTTGCAGCTGGGTATTCGTCCGGAGCATCTCAAACCCAGTGATGACCCGACAGCCTGGCCGGTCACGCTCAAACGACGCGAAATTCTCGGCGAGCGCGAGCTGTGGTACCTGAGCGGCCACGATGACCTGGAACTGGTGGCGTCCCAGCCCCTGCAGCCAACGCCGCCGCCGGCCACGCTGCGGATCGCTGCGGATTTTGACCAGGCCCTGTACTTCGAGCCCGGCGATGGTCGCCGCATCCCGGCATGAAACTGATCCCACTGGCGCTGGCGCTGGGACTGCTGGTGTTCGCGCCGCTGCTGATGACACTGGTACTGGGCCTGTTCAGCTTTGACGGCCTGGCGGCCCCGCAGTGGCTGGGCTGGGCCGCCTACCAGCGCATGCTGGACGATGCCCTGTTCCAGCAGAGCCTGCGCAACTCACTGCTGATAGCCGCACTCAGCATTCCCTTGCGCCTGCTGCTGGCGCTGGGCCTGTCGCTGCTGTTGCAACGACCCGGCCGGGCCAGCCGCGCCGCCCTGCTGATCAGCCTATTACCGGTGGTGGTGCCGACCCTGGTCTGGGCCACCGCTTGGTTGTGGTTGCTCAACCCGCATTTCGGCCCGATCGCGGCTGCCCTCGACAACTGGCGGGTGAATGGCGCCAGCTGGCTGCTCAGCGCCGAGGGTGCACGCAGTTCACTGATTCTGATCCTCGGCGTTCTGGCCGGTGAACTGTTGTTGATCCTGGTCGTGGCACGCCGTCAGATTCCGCAGGCCTGGTACGATCTGGCCGCGCTGGAGGGGGTCAGCCGCCTGGGCCAGTTTCGCCTGATCAGCCTGCCGTTAATGGCCCCGATCATCGCCCTGCTGGCCGCGCGCGACTTCGCCATGACCTTTCAGACCAGTTTCATTCCAGCGCAGATCGTGACCAAAGGCGGGCCTCAATTCATGAGCACGATGCTGCCGCAGTACGTGTACGAAAACAGCTTCGAGTACCTGCGCTTCGGTTACGCCGCCACGCTGTCCAGCGCCATGCTCGCCATCACCTTGGTGGTGCTGGTGCCACAGGCGCTGCTGCTGTGGCGCTGGCTCAAGCGGGATGACAATCCGGCCTAAGCCGCCGGCGTCAGGCCAAACACACGCTGTGCATTGCCGCCCAGAAAGGCGGCTTTGACCTCGTCATCCAGGGCCAGCGTATCCAGACCCTGCAAGGCTTTGGCCGGCGTCATCATCGGGTAGTTGGTACCAAACAGCACCTTGTGACGACCATGCGCCTTGAGAAAATCAACCAGCGCAGGCGGATAACGCGTCACGCTGTAGGCCGATGTATCGATGAACACGTTCTCGTGCTTGGTGGCCACCGCAATGGCTTCTTCGGTCCAGGGATAGCCAATATGGCCGCCCACAATACGCAGCTCCGGGAAGTCCAGAGCGACCTGGTCAAGGTAGATCGGCCGTCCCACTTCGCTGGGCATCAGCGGCCCGGTATGACCGATCTGAGTGCAGAACGGCACGCCCAGATCAGCACATGCGGTGTACACCGGATAGAAGCGTCGGTCTGTCGGCGGCACTTCCCACAACCATGGCAGCACACGAATGGCTTTGAAGCCCAGTTCGTTGATGCAGCGGCGCACTTCGCGCAGCGCCTGCATGGGCCGCGAAATATCCACCGAACCGACACCAACCAGACGACCGTTTGAGGCGGCAACAAACTCGGCCACCTCATCGTTTGAGATCATGACGTTGCGCGGCGCAACCCAGGCCGAAATCAGGCTGACATCCACGGCCGCCGCATCCATGGCCGCCAGCGTGGCGGCAACCGGCACCGGCTGGCTCGGCGGTGCACTGCGCGTCCAGCGCCACAGGGACTCGAAAATCGGATCCTGAATATGGCGCAAGGTCGGGTGCTGCGCCCAGGCATCAATAATCATCATCGTGATCTCTTACGTTGTGTGCAAGCAGACAAACCGCCTGCAGATTTAACACAGGCTACAACTCAAGCAGCCCCAAAGCATGGCGCACATCCAGTTGCGCTTCCAGGCGATCCAGGGCCGCGCTCACCCGCCGCGTGCGCTGCTGTTGCAGCACCGCTTCGGCGGCCAGCACATCCTCGATGCGTTCACGCCCGGCCTCGAAACGTGCATTGCGCACAGCCAGACGCTGATCTGCCGATTCCTCGGCTGCTGCGGCCAGGCGCTCGCGCTCCTGCGCCAGTGCCAGATCCTGATAGGCCCGCTCAAGTTCCAGACGCACCTGCCGACGCTGCTCCGCCAGCCGCGCCTGGGCATCCTGCGCCTGGGCCTGGAGCGCGGCGCGGCGGGCCGAGCGTGTACCACCGCTGAACAGCTGCCACTGCACCTGCACGGCAGCACGCACATCATGCTCCGGCTCGATCGGATCACCGTCGGTTTTCAGGGCCGTGAACTCCGCTCCGATCTGAGGCCAGGCCTCGGCCGAGATCCCGCGCGCGCGCAGCTGCAGCGCCCGCACGCTCAGGCTCAGAGCCTGCAATTCAGGGCGGTGCTGCTCGGCCAGGGCGGCGGCCTGATCGCGCTCGGGCACCGATGGCGACAACTTGGGCTCAGCCAGATTCAACCAGTCCTCGGCGCGCCCACCCGCAATGCTGGCCAGCTCATCCGCGAGCAACGCACGCTGATGGCCGATCTCGGCCTGGCGCTGAGCCACCTCGTCGCGGGCCAAACGCACATCCAGCGCATCAGCGCGCAGGGCACGGCCCTGTTCGACTAAAGACTGAACATACTCAAGCCGGGCTTCGCTGCTGGCATGCAGGGCTTCAAACCCACGCGCGCTTGCGCTCAGCCGCAGCTGGGCCAGATACAGCTTGGCCGCACCCAGCGCCGCACTGTCAGCCACGCGCTGCGCGCGCCAGGCCTGAGCCTCGGCATCGGCCTGCGCAGCCGGCACCTGATACAGGCTGCGTGAGGGCTGGAACAAAGGCTGCCGCAAGATCAGCGCCTGCCGCTGGCCCAGATGCTCACCCAGGCGCAGCGCTCCGTTGCCGGTGTCGATCTGGGCCACGCGGTCGCGGTGCAAGGCGCTGTAAGTCACGTCCAGGGTGGGCGCCCAGGCGGCCCGTCGCTGCACCGAGACCAACGCTTGCGAAGCACGCAGAGCATGACTTTCGGCCTGAACCAGCGGCAGCTGACGAGCCTTGTCCATCAGCGCTTCAAGTTCCAGCGCCTGGGCCTGCGCCGGGGCGGGTTGAAGCAGCAGCGTGCCCAGGGCCAGCGCGCCGACAAGCGAGGCGCTGGCACGCACGACCTCACCACCACGCCAGGCCAGCAGCAGACGACACAATGCCGGCACCACGAACAGGGTCAAAGCGGTCGACGTCACCAAGCCGGTGATGATCGGCCAGGCCATCGGCGGCCACATCGTCGAGTTGGACAGCGCCAGTGGTAGCAAACCCGCCACGGTGGTCGCGGTGGTCAGCAGAATCGGCCGGGTGCGGCGCTCCACCGCTTCGGTCATGGCACGCACAAACGGTTTGCCCGCTGCGAGGTTCTGATCAAGCACATCAATCATCACAATCGCATTGTTGACCACAATCCCGATCAGCGCGATGCAGCCCAGCAAAGGCTGAAACCCGAACGGAATACCGAGCAGCGCCAGGCCGGCAATCACGCCGACAAAGGCCAGCGGCACCGAGGTCATCACGATCAGCAAACGGCGGAAGGAATTGAACTGCCAGAGCAGGAAGAACAGCAGCATGGCCAGCCCCAGCGGCGCCACCCCGGCGATCGCCGAATTGGCATCCCCGGAGGCCTCGGCCTCGCCCGCAAACTCGTAGGTCGTGCCCTCAGGCAGATCCAGCGCGGCCAGACGCGGTTGCACCGCATGCAGCACCTGGCTGAACACGAAACCGAAATCCAGCTCGGCAGAGACCAACGCATTGCGGCGCTGGTTTTCGGTGTAGATCGCCCCTGGTTGCCAGCTCAGACTGGGTCGCGCCAGCGCGCCCAGCGGAATGCCCTGGCCCTGTGCATTGAACACCATCACACCTTCAAGATCGGCCGGGCTGGTTTTTTCACCCGCCAGCGAACGTACCAGGATCGGCGCCGGCTCATGAGTTGCACGGTAGCTGCCGATGCGAATGCCCTGGCTGCGGCTGAGCAAGGCTTGCGCCACATCAGCTCGGCTCAGGCCGTAACTCATGGCGTGGGCATCGTCGATCTCGAACTGCATCTCAGGCGCGCCCAGCCCCAGATTGTGGGTCGCGTCGATGGCACCGGCAGTGCTCTGCACGGTCTGCAGAATCATGTCGGTGGCCTGCGCCAGACGCACCGGATCCTCGTTGTAGATGCGCACTTCGATCGGCGAGTCGATCGGTGGGCCCTGGGCCAGAATCTTGGCGATGACATCTGCTTCCGGCAACGCCCGGTGCGCAAACTCACGGATCGCCGCAATAATGCGCAGATTACCCTCGATGCCGGTCGAGCGCACCACCAACCGTGCTCGATTGGGCTGATCGGGGCGACGCAGCAGGTTGTAGTAGAAACGCGGCCCGGAATGGCCCAGGAAACCGTGCACTTCCAGCACATCGGGGTAGCTGCGCAGCGCACGCTCCACAACCCGCGCAACGCGCTCGGTTTCGGCCAGCGTTGTGCCTTCCGACAAGGCGATGTCAACCAGCACCTGGTCGCGGTCGGCCTGGGGAAAGAACTCGGACTCAAGATTGCTCAAGCCCCAGCTCATCAACACCGCGCAACCCACACCGGCGATACCCAGCACCAGGCCGGCACGCTGGCTGCCCAACCCACCGGCCAGGCGCCCCAGTTTCTCCGGCCAGCCACTTTCGACCTGCCCGGCCTTGCCTTGCGGCTTGAGAAAGGTTTCGCCCAGCATGGGGGTGATGACGGTGGCGAAAAAGTAACTCGCCACCAGTGAGATCATGATCATGATCGGCACAGCGCGGGTAAAGTCACCGACCCCGCTTTTCGACACCGCCAGCGGAATGAAGGCCGCGATGGTGGTGCCGGTTGCCGCCAACAAAGGCTTGGCCAGCTGATGCACCGCATTGAGCGCGGCATCAACCGGCGGGTAACCCTGATTGAGCTGGTATTGCACCTCCTCGATCATGACGATGGCGTTGTCGACCAGAATGCCCAGGGCCACGA
Coding sequences within:
- a CDS encoding beta propeller repeat protein — protein: MRNSVFAAGAVAVLASALFYFQSEDPQASCPTGYNLTITADYAREFQPGLSKSQIAALNAQYGEQICLNSKHPEPMAEVLAVSGVLTQGVGAVPQGAYRAALAQKAKLAETKADVAGSTGTWAEYGQGPLLDDPDRGGLGLGIVTSMGRVDSFAYDEQNKRLFALIGTGGVWMSEADSVRELGDMWVPVGDNLPTLVNGAVEWTTAGGGRLIVVSGEHLMGGNTYSGLGAFWSDDLGQTWHQAEGVPDGALGFEVAVDRAQPEIVYVATSKGLFRSTDAGSSFVNVNLPTSPECAGVTDFGPCQFANFVTDVVVKEPGGSTDEAGGEVLAAVGYRAGRATFPDGTVHSPGNGLYRSASGEVDTFARLDVSGDGLSNFGFATEERIGRTELGIAYGPGQDHNYVYAIVEDAVLFNGGVPVLDIPDGLDPKPGLPLYPTSLNGLYVSPDFGDTWLRLADDTEIAANPLSGSSFVALAAINAPGVQAWYNLWIQPDPTRQDAQGVPTRLSFGLEEVWQSRTTDLIGQNGVAQIGTNDYNVIGTYYAGDSCQAVSLGLPICPTTYPPTTETTTHPDQHDGIYVPTEDGGVCLFAGNDGGVYRQCVGAGEEMNNAGWGDGANQGFNTLLPYGLAVARDGRVWFGLQDNGSGYVDGQTREHIQNLGGDGFFASVDPDNSDYAWVTIQNGALNVTTNGGLSYASANPPISSPSFANYFVMDPTDAQHVMTAGPEVVAVTDGPGLNWTEVFNLGSNARTGKTNIMTNIHLYDGQAYVGFCGPCDLINNWDTGIQNGIATNVGGDAAPVKGGSDGWHFAAAEGLPNRFISSIEMDEADPNTIYVALAGYANRTWIPPGSYLDPNQELGEGSVFVSYDAGESFSDITGNLPNVHARWILKRGQQLIVATDIGAFISSDLEGSNWAPLGEGLPNSPMTMMQLKPGDPNTLFVSTFGRGFWTYDFPEDALQEPEVPQEPQEPGVDAPTSRGGSLGWLVLLLACVGATSRRRRMA
- a CDS encoding ABC transporter substrate-binding protein; this translates as MRLIMLLSLILLGCTSPDGDTPTRQQIRLQLVADPVEVSAYRDLIAAFEAQNPDIEVSLRTIGRQREHVTQLATAFAGGGPPDLFLINYRRYGQFLGKNLLQPLGPAVAAQGAFEPEDFYPAALEAFQYQGAQLCLPQNISTQVVYYNRALFQRYGVEEPADDWNWKAFHDAARALTRDTDGDRQPDVFGLDFDPDLVHMAPFVWQAGGRIVDRLEQPRALMLRDYKALIGLMYPKRLRTEVGVMPPLAQRRALGPEARFIQGGLGMIIQSRRYATALRSVEGLDWDVAPLPRNKQAATLLHADAYCLSRASTQHDAAARFVAYALSEAGQRRLTASGRIVPVRRSVAQSEAFLDPDLPPSRAQVFLDNIAIVRRLPVTPYWYELENRSKPIIEEWMFESMANAGAEAQMGLHDGNRLVTLIDDAVGDLFPPATP
- a CDS encoding ABC transporter permease subunit, encoding MPALALAAPLFVLLCAALFPPGSVPHAGQWWPDTPSLASLQRAWSLAGMGPALGWSLLIALSGMLLSVVVASLSALAIHLSRPLPRRLFITALVLAASVPYTALWLPRFLLFNALGLQDTPLPLLAPALLGGGPLLILLYLYSLRHIPMAQLEAARLEGLGLIGLWWQVVLPQLRGATLAVAFLSFAAFWGNALDPLIYLRSGAVTTAPLALHGLEVLGQGELSVWMAGAVWLILPILFFLVAMLPWLKSQESR
- a CDS encoding TonB-dependent receptor domain-containing protein, with the translated sequence MRVLKIILLPVLLGVAAGPAGAQDDAASLHKMTVTGSRLDNLPLTSPVTVIGRDALRASGALSVGRYLQTLPMMAGAPLGTTVGARDSGGGFSRGIETVELRGLGAKRTLVLVNGRRFVAGGNGTAGVVDLAMLPLAMVERIEILRHGASVEYGADAVAGVVNIITHQADEGLQLLADGRSSDRGDGEAATLSAVYGARLGSTALSLGAEYFDQQPVSKGDRAFSRQLLTVSGEDNAIVPDGSSAPPYGNFRLPSSGERLTLIAGRDGDAADDFRPWISQGEDNDRFNFNPFEDLLQEARRTSLFAQLGHPVSAQTSLFMEGLYQQRDSFTRLAPLPFFTNRLAGVSVSQDNLYNPFGETISDARRRLVEGGARGFAQDNTAWRMVLGAEGQWRAWRWDMALSQARNRVRQHQYGDLLADRVAQALGPSFRDAAGQAVCGTAQAPITDCVPLNLFGGPGSITPAMLADTGLSVLSDRFENEQAVFSLNLGGLLGALPAGPVAVAAGYEYRDERAHDTPDAQTQAGNTTGAARQPTRGRFDSHELYVEAGLPLLSDNRLHLDLGARAIRFSNFDHEWVFDSALQFMPQPDVVLRLAYSQAFRAPTVGELFGGTAQSNPAVDDPCADFSQLDQREIDLCVGQGVPADGSFDQSGNETPQLGGGNPALAPEQADVISAGVSWSPQAWPGLLVSLDIYDIRIDNGIAALGANTLLDQCLATGEANFCQRIERDAHGNIVQVRAELQNIASERARGIDLDMSYSMALAGGRLKPRLLLSHVLMRELKAFPNAAPFVGEGAYDADSFGAIPRWKGHLSLAWQAEHLSLGYAAQWIGRLREQGGEIFPGTSNRVSDRVYHDLHAGWAFDEHASLSVGVDNLLDRDPPFLANGDVANTDVSTYRLLGRTLRVQLSYQL